In a genomic window of Candidatus Cloacimonadota bacterium:
- the rpsF gene encoding 30S ribosomal protein S6, whose amino-acid sequence MKKYESMIIVSPSLSEDGSKQINETIQSFIKDNGGEVLNTDEWGKKRLAYEIQDEREGIFFVNYYTFDPAKIDDLDRLLKLNENVLRYNILVK is encoded by the coding sequence CTGAAAAAGTATGAAAGCATGATCATCGTTTCACCATCACTCAGTGAAGACGGTTCAAAACAGATCAACGAAACCATTCAATCTTTTATCAAAGATAATGGTGGAGAAGTTTTGAACACAGATGAATGGGGCAAGAAACGTTTAGCTTACGAAATTCAAGATGAACGCGAAGGTATCTTCTTCGTAAATTATTACACATTTGATCCCGCAAAAATCGATGACTTAGACCGTCTTTTAAAATTGAATGAAAATGTTCTTCGTTATAATATTCTTGTAAAATAA
- a CDS encoding single-stranded DNA-binding protein: protein MSELRFPKINTIILSGRLTRDVELRYIPNGTPVAKLSLAFDRSYQKNGEWQQETSYIDVTVWSKRGEQCAEYLRKGSPVLVEGYLRTHSYVDSNNQNRKATEVVAYKVSFLEKSDMGSAQYNPANNNNADQKQDNINSEATMTDDDVPF, encoded by the coding sequence ATGAGTGAACTAAGATTTCCAAAGATCAACACTATTATTTTAAGCGGACGTTTGACCCGAGATGTAGAATTACGTTATATTCCGAATGGAACTCCAGTTGCAAAACTCTCTTTAGCTTTCGATAGAAGTTATCAAAAGAATGGAGAATGGCAGCAGGAAACCAGTTATATCGACGTAACTGTGTGGAGTAAACGTGGAGAACAATGTGCCGAGTATCTTCGAAAAGGCAGTCCTGTCCTGGTAGAAGGTTATTTGCGCACACATTCTTATGTAGATTCAAACAATCAAAATCGAAAAGCTACCGAAGTAGTAGCATACAAAGTATCTTTCCTGGAAAAATCTGATATGGGTTCGGCACAATACAATCCTGCCAATAATAATAATGCTGATCAGAAACAGGATAACATCAATTCCGAAGCCACAATGACAGATGATGATGTACCATTCTAG